The nucleotide window CGAGACTTCCTCGACCGTGACGCCGAGCGCTTCCAGCTTCTTCGCCGCCTCGCGGACCTTCTCGTCGGACTCGGGCTGGCTGGTCGCGTGGCCGAAGCCTTCCTTGAGGATCGCGACCTTCATGCCCTTCACCGGCTTGTCGAGGCCCTCGGTATACTCGGAGACCGAGATGTCGATCTGGCGGCTGTCGTAGCCGTCGGAGCCCGCGAGCACCTCGAGAAGCAGTGCATTGTCGGCGACGGTCGAGGTGATCGGGCCGGCGTGGTCGATTGTGATCTCGATGGGCACGATGCCGGTGTAGGGCACGAGGCCATGCGTGGGCTTCATGCCGACGGTGCCGCAGAAGGCCGAGGGCATCCGGATCGAGCCGCCCTGGTCGCCGCCGATGGCCATGTCGACCTCGCCCTTCGACACCAGCGCCGCCGAGCCCGAGGACGAGCCGCCGGCCGACCGGGTCGGATCGTGCGGGTTGCAGACCGGCCCCTGCGCCGAGGTGTGCGAGCCGCCCGACATGCAGAAGCACTCGCAATGCGCCTTGCCGACAATGGTGGCACCCGCGTCGAGCATCCGCGTCACGATGGTGGCGTCGACGTTGGGCACGTAGCCCTCGAGCGTGGAAGAGCCGTTCATCATCGGCACGCCGCCGAGCATGACGTTGTCCTTGAGCACCACGGTCTTGCCCTTGAGCTTGCCCTCGGGGGCGCCCTCGACGGTGGATTTGACATACCACGCGTTGAGCTCGTTCTCTTCCACCGGCGGCCGGACGCCAACGGTGCGCGGATAGGTGATCTCGGGGATGGGGTCGATCATCAGGTCGACGGCGTTGTAGGCGTCGACGTAGCCCTGCATCAGCCCCTGGAAGCTCTTCACGTCCTCGGGCGAAAGATTGAAGCCAAGCCGGTCGGCCACGTCGGCCAATTGTTCCTCGTTCGGAAGTGTCACAGACATCCGTTCAGTCCTTTTGTCGCTATGGAAAGGACGTCCCCACGGGGACGCCCGAAGAGGTCAGGCGGTGAAGCCCATGAAGGCGCTCACGGCACCCGCATCGGTCAGCTCCGCCTTCGGGATCTCGCGGTCGAGCACGCCGTTCGAGATGGCGTAGACCCGGTCCGACAGGCCGGTGATGAAGTCGAGGTTCTGCTCGACCAGCACGATGGTGATGTCGATCTTCTTCGTGAGGCTTGCCAGCGTCTCCGAGATCTCGTCGATGATCGACGGCTGGATGCCCTCGGTCGGCTCGTCGAGCAGCATCAGCCGCGGGTGCCGCGCAAGGCAGCGTGCGAGCGCCAGAAGCTGCTGTTCGCCGCCCGAGAGCGCGCCGCCGCGCCGGTCGAGCAGCCGCTTGAGGCGCGGGAAAAGCTCGAGCATCTCGTCGGTGGTGCGGGCGACCTCGGTCTTGTTGCCCGGGATCGCCACGTGCAGGTTCTCTTCCACGCTGAGGTTGGGGAAGATCTGCCGGCCCTGCGGCACGAGACCGATGCCCATCTTGGCCCGCGCGTTGACCGGGGTGCCGAGGATCGACTTGCCGTCGAAGTTGATCTCGCCCCCCGTCACCTTCACGTAGCCCATGATCGAGCGCATCAGGGTGGTCTTGCCCATGCCGTTGTGGCCGAGGATACCCACCACTTCGCCCGGCATGGCATGGAAATCGACGCGGTGCAGCGCCGGAACGAGCCCGTAGGCGGCCGAGAGGCCCTTTACGTCAAGCAGCATTGGCCTGTTTCCCCAGATAGATTTCCTGGACTTCGCGGTCCTGCATGATGTCGTCGATCATCGCCTCGCGGAAGATGGCGCCCCGGTTGAAGACGGTGACGAACTTGGCGATCTGGCGGATGAAGGCCATGTCGTGCTCGACCACCACCACCGCCGCCGAGCGCGCCGATTCAAGCACCAGCTGCGCCAGCCGGTCGCGCTCGTCGCCGGTCATGCCGGCGGCGGGCTCGTCGAGCAGGATGAGCTTCGGCTCGCCCGCCAGCACCATCGCCAGCTCCACGAGCTGACGCTGGCCGTGCGACAGCAGCCCGACCTCGCGCTTGGCCAGATGGGTGATGCCGCAGCGCTCGAGCGTGTGCATCGTAAGCTCCTTCGCCATCGGCTTGAGGTGCTTGCGACGGGCGCTCAGGCGCACGTTCTCATAGGCGGTGATGCCGTCGAAGACATTGGGCACCTGCGTCTTGATGCCGACGCCGAGGTTGACGATCTGGTGCGTATGCGCGCCGGTGATGTCCTGACCGGCAAAGGTCACGGTGCCTTCGGTGGGCGTCAGCTGGCCGGTGAGGCATTTGAAGAAGGTCGACTTCCCCGCCCCGTTCGGGCCCAGCAGGCAACGCAGCTCCCCGTCCTTGAGGTTGAAGTCCACGTTGTCGACCGCCGTCACACCGCCGAAGCGCATGGTGAGGCCGCTGGTCGTGAGAATGTGCTCGCTCATTCCTTCACCGCCTTTCCGGGCATCGCCTGCCCCTGCCCGTGGTTGCGCTTCCACAGCACGTAGCCGCCGAGCATCAGCGACCGCGCCGTCGGCACGATGCCCTTGGGCAGCGCCAGCACGAGGATCATCATGATCGCGCCCAGCACGGCGATCGAGTTCACCACGTCGACCGTGCCCAGTTGCAGCGTCAGCCATTGCAGCAGGATGCAGCCGATGATCGGGCCAACGAGGGTACCGACGCCGCCGGCCATGACCCAGACGAGGGCTTTCGCGGACATCTCCATCGAGACCGAGTTGGGGTCGATGAAGGCCTGGTAGGTGGCCCACATGGCGCCCGCGATGCCGGCGATGCCGCCACCGATGGCGAAGACGACCACCTTCTGCTTGCGCACGTCGTAGCCGAGCAGGCTGGCGCGGGTCTCGTTCTCGCGGATGCCGATCGAGACGCGGCCGA belongs to Salipiger profundus and includes:
- a CDS encoding ABC transporter ATP-binding protein, with the translated sequence MSEHILTTSGLTMRFGGVTAVDNVDFNLKDGELRCLLGPNGAGKSTFFKCLTGQLTPTEGTVTFAGQDITGAHTHQIVNLGVGIKTQVPNVFDGITAYENVRLSARRKHLKPMAKELTMHTLERCGITHLAKREVGLLSHGQRQLVELAMVLAGEPKLILLDEPAAGMTGDERDRLAQLVLESARSAAVVVVEHDMAFIRQIAKFVTVFNRGAIFREAMIDDIMQDREVQEIYLGKQANAA
- a CDS encoding amidase, coding for MSVTLPNEEQLADVADRLGFNLSPEDVKSFQGLMQGYVDAYNAVDLMIDPIPEITYPRTVGVRPPVEENELNAWYVKSTVEGAPEGKLKGKTVVLKDNVMLGGVPMMNGSSTLEGYVPNVDATIVTRMLDAGATIVGKAHCECFCMSGGSHTSAQGPVCNPHDPTRSAGGSSSGSAALVSKGEVDMAIGGDQGGSIRMPSAFCGTVGMKPTHGLVPYTGIVPIEITIDHAGPITSTVADNALLLEVLAGSDGYDSRQIDISVSEYTEGLDKPVKGMKVAILKEGFGHATSQPESDEKVREAAKKLEALGVTVEEVSIPMHLLAPAIWAPIGLQGLTQTMMLGDGYGTSRPDLYVTSFMDFHRGWRERADELSETLKLAMLFAQYCDDEYGKRFFGKAFNLTKPLKAAYDAVLADYDAILMPTVPMTATPLPGPDASREEIVERAFEMLNNTSAFDITHHPALSVPCGKVDGLPVGMMLVGKMWDEKTLYTLGDAFEKSGDWTSW
- a CDS encoding ABC transporter ATP-binding protein, which codes for MLLDVKGLSAAYGLVPALHRVDFHAMPGEVVGILGHNGMGKTTLMRSIMGYVKVTGGEINFDGKSILGTPVNARAKMGIGLVPQGRQIFPNLSVEENLHVAIPGNKTEVARTTDEMLELFPRLKRLLDRRGGALSGGEQQLLALARCLARHPRLMLLDEPTEGIQPSIIDEISETLASLTKKIDITIVLVEQNLDFITGLSDRVYAISNGVLDREIPKAELTDAGAVSAFMGFTA